A region of Halalkaliarchaeum desulfuricum DNA encodes the following proteins:
- a CDS encoding thiolase family protein: MDRVAIIGASMTRFGDREAWIRELLAEAGAACLEDAGVSPDELEHLYVSNMASGEFEGQTGVVNALAHDLSALPAYTQRIDQTSSSGGAGVYAAWQSVASGASEMTLLVGGEKMTHRSTAEATDVIASLTHPVEYKHGVTLPSFAGLTARLYLHEYDAPRESLGKVAVKNHRNGVDNPHAQFRKEVDLETVLESPIVADPLRLYDFCPITDGSAALLFCPESIARERGLDHVVVSGIGGATDTHVVHERDDPTTMRGVVESSEIAYQMADRTPDDVDVAELHDMFTILEFLQSEDLGFFQKGKGWRAVEEGVTDRGGEIPINTSGGLKSKGHPLGASGVAQVYEIYTQLLGEAGNRQVDADVGLACNVGGFGNCVTTTIMEAGDV; encoded by the coding sequence ATGGATCGCGTAGCGATAATCGGCGCGTCGATGACGCGGTTCGGCGACCGCGAGGCGTGGATCAGGGAACTGCTCGCGGAGGCGGGCGCGGCGTGTCTCGAGGACGCCGGCGTCTCCCCCGACGAACTCGAGCATCTGTACGTCTCGAACATGGCGAGCGGCGAGTTCGAGGGACAGACAGGGGTGGTGAACGCGCTGGCTCACGACCTCTCGGCGCTGCCGGCGTACACCCAGCGCATCGACCAGACGTCCTCCTCCGGGGGTGCCGGCGTGTACGCCGCCTGGCAGTCCGTCGCCTCTGGCGCCTCCGAGATGACGCTTCTCGTGGGCGGCGAGAAGATGACACACCGATCGACCGCGGAGGCGACCGACGTGATCGCGTCGCTCACCCACCCGGTCGAGTACAAACACGGCGTCACACTCCCCTCGTTTGCGGGCCTTACCGCACGGCTGTATCTCCACGAGTACGACGCCCCGCGGGAGAGCCTTGGCAAGGTGGCAGTGAAAAACCACCGCAACGGCGTCGACAACCCGCACGCGCAGTTCCGCAAGGAGGTGGACCTGGAGACCGTACTCGAGTCGCCGATCGTCGCCGATCCCCTCCGCTTGTACGACTTCTGTCCGATCACGGACGGCTCTGCGGCGCTTTTGTTCTGTCCGGAATCGATCGCCCGAGAGCGCGGACTCGATCACGTCGTCGTCTCGGGGATCGGCGGGGCGACGGACACCCACGTCGTCCACGAACGGGACGACCCGACAACGATGCGCGGGGTCGTCGAATCGTCGGAGATTGCCTACCAGATGGCAGATCGAACTCCCGACGACGTCGACGTGGCCGAACTCCACGACATGTTCACGATCCTCGAGTTCCTCCAGAGTGAGGATCTCGGGTTCTTCCAGAAGGGCAAGGGGTGGAGAGCTGTCGAGGAAGGCGTCACCGACCGCGGCGGGGAGATCCCGATCAATACCTCCGGGGGCCTCAAATCCAAGGGACACCCCCTCGGGGCGTCCGGCGTCGCACAGGTGTACGAGATATACACACAGCTGCTCGGTGAGGCTGGCAACCGACAGGTCGATGCTGACGTCGGACTCGCCTGTAACGTCGGCGGGTTCGGAAACTGTGTGACGACCACGATCATGGAGGCCGGCGATGTCTGA
- a CDS encoding Zn-ribbon domain-containing OB-fold protein — MSEQERTTLTAIRYDDGTITYPGHPVGPDGGEPVEEIDLSDCTATVVTWTTSTATPPGVPEPNHLAIVEFDIDGEPVRAIGQLTSGDVEIGDRVEPVYCEQLRDPEAGIREADSQEWDGFRFEPVADDS; from the coding sequence ATGTCTGAGCAAGAGCGAACGACGTTGACGGCGATTCGGTACGACGACGGTACGATCACCTATCCGGGTCATCCGGTCGGACCAGACGGCGGCGAACCCGTCGAGGAAATCGATCTGAGCGATTGCACTGCGACGGTCGTAACCTGGACCACCTCGACGGCGACCCCGCCCGGCGTCCCCGAGCCGAACCACCTCGCGATCGTCGAATTCGACATCGACGGTGAGCCGGTTCGGGCGATCGGCCAGCTCACATCCGGCGACGTCGAGATCGGCGACCGGGTCGAGCCGGTCTACTGCGAGCAGCTTCGCGATCCCGAGGCGGGCATCCGGGAGGCCGACAGTCAGGAGTGGGACGGCTTCAGGTTCGAACCCGTGGCGGACGACTCCTAG
- a CDS encoding PAS domain S-box protein, translating into MPSIPDTIHVLYVDDGGDIAETSASNLERKDERLSVLTESTVDDALDTLSNERVDCIVSAYEMPTQDGIEFLESVRGTYPDLPFILYTDNGSEEVASEAISNGVTDYLPKDSRTDHQSKLADRIRDAVTAARAEFKTTGHNLAHTVVREINDALARATTRSEIDEHVCQIIADAEPYRFAWIGEHDAESRIIEPRFAAGIGDEYLENVEITTDESPTGRGPTGRAVKNREVAVMQNIPEDPEYEPWREEALERGYRSSAAVPIVYEDTLYGVLNVYSDRIRAFDERERELLSNLGDTIAHSYHRIELQHQYTEQYRVLFDEAPVMVAFTEVVDGEPIIDDCNQAFADRLGYSQSELQGTPLAEYYSEESADELLGENGYQRALTGEFVREQRTLVTREGEEVLTVLRAVPRRDPDGEIIGTQGIYLDITEEKQVQELEWTNALLSTLFDALPVGIIVEDDSREVLTTNQRMFDLFAFPGSPEDIVGADCGRLAEEVSEQFENSERFLDRTDRLVATREAVDNEEFTLADGRTVERSYRPIELPESDANLWVYRDVTERTERETELRNLKNRFELAVDGANLGVWDWNMQTDEVEFNEQWATMIGHSPEEIEPHLSEWERRVHPADEGDVDAALSDHIEGRTDYYDCEHRLGTADGDWKWIRDIGRVVDWDEDGEPKRAVGIHLDIDDRKRREQELERQNERLDAFTSIVSHDLRNPLSVAQGRLELAREECDNEHIDHVHRMHDRIESLIEDLLTLAREGKTVTDPDPVDLVAIVENCFGTVETADATVVTDLDRRVLADESRLKQVFENLFRNAVEHGGEDVVVTVGELDDGFYLEDDGPGIPEDEREQVFEAGYSSSRNGTGFGLSIVKEIVEAHEWGIRVTESTDGGARFEITGVEFAST; encoded by the coding sequence ATGCCATCAATACCCGATACGATCCACGTGCTTTACGTCGATGATGGGGGAGATATCGCTGAGACGAGTGCGAGCAATCTCGAACGCAAGGATGAGCGTCTTTCAGTACTGACTGAATCCACTGTCGACGATGCGCTCGATACGCTTTCGAACGAGCGCGTCGACTGCATTGTGTCGGCATATGAGATGCCCACGCAAGACGGGATCGAGTTCCTGGAATCAGTCAGGGGGACGTATCCGGACCTGCCGTTCATCCTCTATACAGACAACGGGTCGGAGGAGGTAGCAAGCGAAGCGATCTCGAACGGGGTGACCGACTACCTCCCGAAGGACTCACGAACCGATCATCAGTCGAAACTCGCAGACCGGATTCGTGACGCCGTCACCGCGGCTCGAGCCGAGTTCAAAACGACGGGACATAACCTTGCACATACGGTCGTCCGGGAAATAAACGATGCCCTCGCACGCGCCACAACCCGATCGGAGATTGACGAGCACGTCTGTCAGATCATCGCCGACGCGGAGCCGTATCGGTTCGCCTGGATCGGGGAACACGACGCAGAATCCCGCATCATCGAACCCCGATTCGCGGCGGGGATCGGCGATGAGTATCTCGAGAACGTCGAGATAACCACCGACGAGAGTCCGACCGGACGCGGACCAACCGGCCGTGCGGTGAAAAATCGCGAGGTGGCCGTGATGCAGAACATCCCCGAGGATCCGGAGTACGAGCCCTGGCGTGAGGAGGCGCTCGAACGCGGCTATCGATCCAGTGCGGCGGTTCCCATCGTCTACGAGGACACCCTGTATGGTGTTTTGAACGTGTATTCAGACCGAATTCGGGCGTTCGACGAACGCGAGCGGGAACTGCTTTCGAACCTCGGCGACACGATCGCCCACTCGTATCACCGGATCGAACTCCAGCACCAGTACACAGAGCAGTACCGAGTCCTGTTTGACGAGGCTCCGGTGATGGTCGCGTTCACGGAGGTGGTCGACGGCGAACCGATCATCGACGACTGCAACCAGGCGTTCGCCGACCGGCTCGGCTACTCGCAGTCGGAGCTTCAAGGAACTCCGCTGGCAGAGTATTATTCCGAGGAATCCGCCGATGAACTTCTCGGCGAGAACGGGTACCAACGGGCGTTAACCGGGGAATTCGTTCGCGAACAGCGGACGCTTGTGACGCGCGAGGGGGAGGAAGTACTCACCGTACTGCGGGCGGTTCCCCGCCGGGACCCGGATGGCGAGATCATCGGAACTCAAGGGATTTATCTCGACATCACGGAGGAAAAGCAGGTACAGGAGCTCGAATGGACGAACGCCCTGCTGTCGACCCTGTTCGATGCGCTCCCGGTGGGGATCATCGTCGAGGACGACTCGCGCGAGGTGCTGACGACCAACCAGCGGATGTTCGACCTATTTGCGTTCCCGGGATCGCCCGAAGACATCGTCGGCGCGGACTGTGGCCGCTTGGCCGAGGAGGTAAGCGAGCAGTTCGAGAACTCCGAACGGTTCCTCGACCGAACCGACAGACTGGTTGCGACGCGCGAGGCTGTCGACAACGAGGAGTTCACCCTTGCCGATGGCCGAACGGTAGAACGGAGCTACCGTCCGATCGAACTCCCGGAAAGCGACGCCAATCTGTGGGTGTATCGGGACGTGACCGAGCGAACCGAGCGGGAAACGGAACTCCGGAACCTGAAAAACCGGTTCGAACTCGCCGTCGACGGAGCGAACCTCGGCGTCTGGGACTGGAACATGCAAACCGACGAGGTGGAGTTCAACGAGCAGTGGGCCACGATGATCGGCCACTCGCCCGAGGAGATCGAGCCACACCTCAGTGAATGGGAACGGCGTGTCCATCCAGCGGACGAAGGGGATGTCGACGCGGCCCTCAGTGACCATATCGAAGGGCGGACCGACTACTACGATTGTGAGCATCGGCTGGGAACAGCCGACGGCGACTGGAAATGGATCCGCGACATCGGCAGAGTCGTCGACTGGGACGAAGACGGGGAGCCGAAACGGGCAGTCGGAATCCATCTCGACATCGACGACAGGAAACGACGCGAGCAGGAACTCGAACGACAGAACGAACGGCTCGACGCGTTCACGTCGATCGTGTCACACGACCTCCGCAACCCGTTGAGCGTTGCCCAGGGCCGGCTCGAACTCGCCCGAGAGGAGTGTGACAACGAACACATCGATCACGTCCATCGAATGCACGATCGTATCGAGAGCCTGATCGAGGATCTCCTCACGCTGGCGCGTGAAGGCAAAACTGTAACCGACCCCGACCCGGTCGATCTCGTGGCGATCGTCGAAAACTGTTTCGGGACTGTCGAAACCGCGGATGCGACAGTCGTGACAGACCTCGACAGGAGGGTTCTGGCCGACGAGAGCAGACTCAAGCAGGTGTTCGAGAACCTGTTCCGCAACGCAGTCGAGCACGGGGGTGAAGACGTTGTCGTGACCGTCGGCGAATTGGACGACGGCTTTTATCTCGAGGACGACGGCCCCGGGATCCCGGAAGACGAACGCGAGCAGGTGTTCGAAGCGGGATATTCGTCGAGCCGCAACGGAACCGGATTCGGACTGAGCATCGTCAAGGAGATCGTCGAGGCCCACGAGTGGGGGATCCGCGTCACCGAGAGCACGGATGGGGGTGCGCGCTTCGAGATCACAGGCGTCGAGTTCGCGTCGACGTAG
- the gatE gene encoding Glu-tRNA(Gln) amidotransferase subunit GatE encodes MTDTDSAYDYGDLGLVAGLEIHQQLDTETKLFCESPTELREPEEAERTITRYLHPTKSELGELDEAALEESRVDREFEYLAYDTTCLVEEDDEPPRRVDEEALEVALQIADLLDVAVVDQAHVMRKLVIDGSNTSGFQRSMLLGQSGEIETSEGSVSVEDLLLEEESAQRVEETDRGVVYSLDRLGIPLVEIGTAPDIRSPEQAQEAAERIGMLLRSTGRVKRGLGTIRQDVNVSIARGARVEIKGVQELGGIADIVELEVKRQVELLEIADKLAERDASIADPVDVTDAFVDTDSGVIRGAIEGGGSVYAVRLEGFDGLVGREIQPDRRLGTELSDHAKRHGAGGIFHTDELPAYGVTESEVETLRGAVDAEPDDAVAIVADETETAELAIDAVADRAETAVGGVPEETRGANDDGTTRYLRPLPGAARMYPETDVPPVEPDPSDVETPELLTEKLERYRDELGLDAGLARQVAYGRRMPLFESAIEAGVDPTFAASVLESTTTELRRDGVPVENLEDDHYLEVLQRVEDGDIAKEGVEDVLRVLADDPALSIETAIEEAGVAGVDEAEVREAVVEVVERNAEQVESEGMGAFSGLMGECMGALRGKADGELVSDVLREEIQRRS; translated from the coding sequence ATGACCGACACCGACTCCGCGTACGACTACGGGGATCTCGGGCTCGTGGCCGGACTCGAGATCCACCAGCAGCTCGACACCGAGACGAAGCTCTTCTGTGAATCGCCGACGGAGCTTCGCGAACCCGAGGAGGCCGAGCGGACGATCACGCGGTATCTCCATCCGACGAAAAGCGAACTCGGCGAGCTCGACGAGGCGGCACTCGAGGAGAGCCGCGTCGACAGGGAGTTCGAGTACCTCGCGTACGACACCACCTGCCTCGTCGAGGAGGACGACGAGCCGCCCCGGCGGGTCGACGAGGAGGCGCTCGAGGTCGCGCTGCAGATCGCCGACCTGCTGGACGTGGCGGTTGTCGACCAGGCGCACGTGATGCGCAAACTCGTCATCGACGGGTCGAACACCTCCGGGTTCCAGCGATCGATGCTGCTCGGACAGAGCGGCGAAATCGAGACGAGCGAGGGATCGGTCTCGGTCGAGGATCTCCTGCTCGAAGAGGAGTCGGCACAGCGCGTCGAAGAGACGGACCGCGGGGTCGTCTACAGTCTCGACAGACTCGGAATCCCGCTCGTGGAGATCGGGACCGCCCCCGACATCCGGTCGCCGGAACAGGCCCAGGAGGCCGCAGAGCGGATCGGGATGTTGCTCCGATCGACCGGCCGCGTAAAGCGGGGGCTCGGAACCATCCGACAGGACGTCAACGTGTCGATCGCGAGGGGTGCTCGCGTGGAAATCAAGGGCGTCCAGGAGCTCGGCGGGATCGCCGACATCGTCGAACTGGAAGTGAAGCGACAGGTCGAGCTGCTGGAGATCGCCGACAAACTGGCCGAACGGGACGCGAGCATCGCCGATCCCGTCGACGTGACGGACGCGTTCGTCGACACCGACTCGGGGGTCATTCGTGGAGCCATCGAGGGCGGCGGGAGCGTGTACGCGGTCCGCCTGGAGGGGTTCGACGGGCTCGTCGGCAGGGAGATCCAGCCGGATCGCCGGCTGGGCACGGAACTTTCCGATCACGCGAAGCGCCACGGCGCCGGCGGAATCTTCCACACCGACGAGTTGCCCGCCTACGGGGTGACCGAATCCGAAGTCGAGACGCTCCGGGGGGCCGTCGACGCCGAACCGGACGACGCGGTCGCGATCGTCGCCGACGAAACCGAGACCGCGGAGCTGGCGATCGATGCGGTCGCCGATCGGGCGGAAACAGCCGTCGGGGGCGTCCCCGAGGAAACCCGGGGAGCCAACGACGACGGGACGACACGCTACCTCCGGCCGCTCCCCGGGGCGGCCCGAATGTACCCGGAGACCGACGTGCCGCCGGTCGAGCCGGATCCCTCCGACGTCGAAACGCCCGAACTGCTCACGGAGAAACTCGAGCGCTATCGGGACGAACTGGGTCTCGACGCGGGGCTGGCCCGGCAGGTGGCGTACGGTCGTCGGATGCCGCTTTTCGAGTCGGCGATCGAGGCGGGCGTCGATCCGACGTTTGCGGCGTCGGTTCTCGAGAGTACCACGACCGAACTCCGCCGCGACGGTGTCCCCGTCGAGAACCTCGAAGACGATCACTACCTGGAGGTACTGCAACGCGTCGAGGACGGCGATATCGCAAAAGAGGGCGTCGAGGACGTGCTCCGTGTGCTCGCGGACGATCCGGCGCTTTCCATCGAGACTGCCATCGAAGAGGCGGGCGTCGCCGGCGTCGACGAGGCCGAAGTCAGGGAAGCGGTCGTCGAGGTCGTCGAGCGGAACGCAGAGCAGGTCGAGTCTGAGGGGATGGGTGCGTTCTCCGGCCTGATGGGGGAGTGTATGGGCGCGCTTCGGGGGAAAGCTGACGGCGAACTCGTGAGTGACGTGTTGCGAGAGGAGATCCAACGGCGGAGCTGA
- a CDS encoding universal stress protein yields MYRKILIPTDGSDEAEAAAEKGVELAAELGAQVHALYVIDPEVGGQPFKLQRKEEGIEELRERGLELTGRVADIAAEAGVDCEQAVEQGKPYDAIVDYTEENDLDAIVIGTRGRGNIESFLVGNVTEKVMRTADVPVMTVRTSEKPV; encoded by the coding sequence ATGTACCGAAAGATTCTGATCCCGACGGACGGGAGCGACGAAGCCGAAGCTGCTGCCGAAAAGGGTGTCGAACTGGCCGCCGAGCTCGGCGCACAGGTTCACGCCCTGTACGTGATCGATCCGGAAGTCGGCGGGCAACCGTTCAAGTTGCAGCGCAAGGAGGAGGGAATAGAGGAGCTTCGCGAACGTGGATTGGAGCTAACCGGCCGGGTCGCCGACATCGCAGCGGAGGCGGGCGTCGACTGCGAGCAGGCAGTCGAACAGGGCAAGCCCTACGACGCGATCGTCGACTACACCGAGGAGAACGATCTCGACGCGATCGTCATTGGAACGCGGGGCCGCGGAAACATCGAAAGCTTCCTCGTCGGCAACGTCACGGAGAAAGTCATGCGGACCGCCGACGTGCCGGTGATGACGGTTCGAACGTCCGAAAAACCGGTGTGA
- a CDS encoding YhjD/YihY/BrkB family envelope integrity protein produces the protein MNSTRSSPAGGGTNSGRSDSRLSRSVGLIRDVATVVQNEQVTFLAASVAYYAFVSLFPALLLLFALSTTFFGEQIAATFVGLVAGILTPEGEQIILEAIAGAEGRVGATVVGVVVLVWSTLKVFRGLDAAFVRVYGAEKTIGILDELLDAVLVATSIGLGAALMIVTAGVIAALDPGPLYGITSVLALPVVLAVVFFPLYYLLPYAEVTVREVLPGTAFAAVGWTLLQAGFQVYAAAAGQYQVYGFVGGILLIVTWLYFAAIVLLVGAAINAVLDGDSDHKGDGEQPDGESSPSRGVSRLRDTFFRRGGARRRPNGTTDRQLQQSPVREGARMADDDRDDGEPTGASDDPTSADSRDGVQGAPDVAAMQAELEELRARLEEFEGDVERRTVEKPELEAELKRYVRSRLRRGHARGWGPYLVLLYGVILTLGAFYYLSGGWAIAAMIVLFLSTLGLYVLFVLAGIGLNALDTPGKAIDYVRDRR, from the coding sequence GTGAATAGCACTCGGTCATCCCCCGCCGGTGGCGGAACGAATTCGGGTCGATCCGATTCGCGTCTCTCGCGGTCTGTTGGCCTGATACGTGACGTCGCAACCGTCGTGCAAAACGAGCAGGTTACGTTTCTCGCCGCCAGCGTCGCCTACTACGCGTTCGTTTCGCTTTTTCCGGCTCTTCTGCTGCTTTTCGCGCTCTCTACGACGTTCTTCGGCGAACAGATCGCAGCGACGTTCGTGGGTCTCGTCGCCGGAATACTCACGCCGGAAGGCGAGCAGATAATCCTGGAAGCGATCGCCGGCGCGGAAGGCCGAGTCGGGGCGACGGTCGTCGGAGTCGTCGTGCTGGTCTGGTCGACACTGAAGGTGTTTCGCGGGCTCGACGCCGCCTTCGTGCGCGTCTACGGCGCCGAGAAGACGATCGGCATCCTCGATGAACTCCTGGATGCAGTTCTCGTCGCCACAAGCATCGGTCTGGGCGCGGCGCTCATGATCGTCACGGCGGGCGTGATCGCCGCCCTGGATCCCGGTCCGCTGTACGGGATCACGAGCGTGCTCGCGCTGCCGGTCGTACTCGCGGTCGTCTTCTTCCCGCTTTATTATCTGCTACCGTATGCGGAAGTGACCGTGCGTGAAGTGCTTCCCGGAACGGCATTCGCCGCGGTCGGCTGGACGTTGCTGCAGGCCGGGTTCCAGGTGTACGCCGCCGCAGCCGGCCAGTATCAGGTGTACGGGTTCGTCGGCGGGATCCTGTTGATCGTCACCTGGCTGTACTTTGCGGCGATCGTGCTCCTTGTGGGGGCAGCTATCAACGCCGTTCTCGACGGCGATAGCGACCACAAGGGGGACGGCGAACAGCCGGATGGGGAGTCTTCGCCGTCACGAGGGGTCAGTCGGTTGCGCGATACGTTCTTCCGCCGCGGTGGCGCTCGCCGACGGCCCAACGGGACGACGGACCGGCAACTACAACAGTCCCCCGTTCGTGAGGGGGCACGTATGGCGGACGACGACCGCGACGACGGCGAACCGACGGGGGCGTCCGACGACCCCACGTCCGCGGACTCCCGCGACGGCGTTCAGGGTGCCCCGGACGTGGCGGCGATGCAGGCGGAACTGGAGGAACTACGCGCACGGCTCGAGGAGTTCGAAGGCGACGTCGAACGGCGGACCGTCGAGAAGCCGGAGCTCGAGGCGGAACTGAAACGGTACGTTCGTTCGCGTCTCCGGCGCGGACACGCCCGTGGGTGGGGGCCGTATCTCGTGTTGCTGTACGGGGTGATACTCACGCTCGGGGCGTTTTACTACCTGTCGGGCGGGTGGGCGATCGCCGCGATGATCGTGCTGTTCCTCTCGACGCTGGGGCTGTACGTGCTGTTCGTCCTTGCCGGTATTGGACTGAACGCGCTCGACACGCCCGGGAAAGCGATCGATTACGTTCGCGACAGGCGGTGA
- a CDS encoding DUF7557 family protein, with protein MPQVHLDEETIERLDSLRQEDEEYDEIINELINIYEVEELTLYRSGGE; from the coding sequence ATGCCACAGGTACACCTCGACGAAGAAACGATCGAGCGTCTCGACTCGCTCCGACAGGAGGACGAGGAGTACGACGAGATAATCAACGAACTGATCAACATCTACGAGGTCGAGGAGTTGACGCTTTACCGTAGCGGCGGGGAGTAA